A region from the Gemmatimonadales bacterium genome encodes:
- a CDS encoding YbaB/EbfC family nucleoid-associated protein, protein MADFQQLLQLSQQVQGRLQQLQSELAGRTFETSAGGGLVRVTADGRGTVRGIAIDPAVFQEHDAEFLADLVLSAVAEAQRRAADLLQAEMRKVQPFPFPSL, encoded by the coding sequence ATGGCCGACTTCCAGCAGCTCCTGCAGTTGAGCCAGCAGGTGCAGGGTCGCCTGCAGCAACTGCAGTCGGAGCTCGCGGGTCGCACGTTCGAGACGAGTGCCGGCGGCGGGCTGGTGCGCGTGACCGCGGACGGACGGGGCACGGTGCGCGGCATTGCGATCGATCCCGCCGTCTTTCAGGAGCACGACGCCGAGTTCCTCGCGGACCTCGTGCTGTCGGCGGTGGCCGAGGCGCAGCGCCGCGCCGCCGATCTCCTGCAGGCCGAAATGCGGAAGGTCCAGCCGTTCCCGTTTCCATCGCTCTGA
- the recR gene encoding recombination mediator RecR, translated as MGAIEQLIAELAKLPGIGRKTAQRLTYHLLQHAPGQAGQLAAALTAVAEQVRPCEQCGNPTEAQPCAICGDPRRDATLLCVVEEPSAVGVVERATDFRGRYHVLGGRLSPLDGVGPEALRLDRLVRRVQDEGVREVILATNPSMEGEVTATYIQQLLAGLGPRVTRLARGLPVGGDLEYVDGITLAHALSARQELT; from the coding sequence GTGGGGGCGATCGAGCAACTGATCGCCGAGCTGGCAAAGTTGCCGGGGATCGGCCGCAAGACGGCGCAGCGCCTCACGTACCATCTGTTGCAGCATGCGCCCGGGCAGGCCGGGCAGCTCGCGGCCGCACTCACGGCGGTGGCGGAGCAGGTGCGGCCGTGCGAGCAGTGCGGCAATCCGACCGAGGCGCAGCCCTGTGCGATCTGCGGCGATCCGCGGCGCGATGCCACGCTGCTCTGTGTGGTGGAGGAACCCTCGGCCGTGGGCGTGGTCGAGCGCGCCACCGATTTTCGCGGCCGCTACCACGTGTTGGGCGGCCGGCTCTCGCCGCTCGACGGCGTCGGCCCGGAAGCGCTCCGGCTCGACCGGCTGGTACGCCGGGTGCAGGACGAGGGGGTCCGCGAGGTCATTCTCGCCACCAATCCGTCCATGGAGGGCGAAGTGACGGCCACCTATATCCAGCAACTGCTGGCGGGGCTCGGGCCCCGCGTCACCCGGCTCGCGCGCGGGCTGCCGGTCGGCGGCGACCTCGAATACGTGGATGGCATCACCCTCGCCCACGCGCTCTCGGCGCGGCAGGAGCTTACCTGA
- a CDS encoding roadblock/LC7 domain-containing protein has product MTGAPASWSFGEADAEKMRAVLAGFLRESGARTALVVDRSGQLVATVGEPPAFDPTAFASLTAADFSANDQLARLLGEQEFGTLFHQGERESMYLADVARRVILVVLFDTRTTLGLVKLRARHAVGALDGIFTAMFERDGAGGPRRGMETEFVGEAESEIDKLFGA; this is encoded by the coding sequence TTGACCGGCGCTCCGGCGAGCTGGTCGTTCGGCGAAGCGGACGCGGAAAAAATGCGCGCCGTGCTTGCCGGATTCTTGAGGGAATCGGGCGCGCGCACGGCGCTCGTCGTCGATCGGTCCGGGCAGCTCGTCGCCACGGTGGGCGAACCCCCCGCGTTCGATCCGACGGCGTTCGCCTCGCTCACGGCGGCGGATTTCAGCGCCAACGACCAGCTCGCCCGGCTTCTGGGCGAGCAGGAGTTCGGCACGCTCTTCCACCAGGGCGAGCGCGAGTCGATGTACCTGGCCGATGTGGCGCGCCGGGTGATCCTGGTGGTGCTGTTCGACACCCGCACCACGCTTGGGCTGGTGAAGCTCCGGGCGCGGCACGCGGTGGGCGCGCTCGACGGGATCTTCACCGCGATGTTCGAGCGGGATGGCGCCGGCGGTCCGCGGCGCGGCATGGAGACGGAATTCGTGGGCGAGGCGGAAAGCGAGATCGACAAACTCTTCGGGGCCTGA